One Hemibagrus wyckioides isolate EC202008001 linkage group LG09, SWU_Hwy_1.0, whole genome shotgun sequence DNA segment encodes these proteins:
- the LOC131359526 gene encoding hatching enzyme 1.2-like has protein sequence MVDSPLFSLRCFSNVGRSGGAQVVSLSRLGCVYYGIVEHELNHALGFYHEHTRSDRDKYVKINWENIDPTTQSNFELKNTNNLNTPYDYSSVMHYGRTAFSINGLDTITPIPDPSVNIGQRKELSAIDILRINTLYKC, from the coding sequence ATGGTTGATTcccctcttttttctctcagatGTTTCTCTAATGTGGGCAGATCAGGTGGTGCTCAGGTGGTTTCTCTCAGCAGGTTGGGTTGTGTTTACTATGGCATTGTCGAGCATGAGCTGAACCATGCACTTGGTTTCTACCACGAGCATACTAGGAGTGACCGTGACAAGTACGTCAAAATCAACTGGGAAAACATCGACCCAACCACGCAGTCTAATTTCGAGCTGAAAAacaccaacaacctcaacactccGTACGACTACTCCTCTGTAATGCACTATGGAAGAACAGCTTTCTCCATTAACGGGCTGGACACCATCACTCCCATTCCTGATCCGTCAGTGAATATTGGACAGAGAAAGGAACTGTCCGCCATCGACATCCTGAGGATCAACACCCTCTACAAGTGCTGA